A single genomic interval of bacterium harbors:
- a CDS encoding right-handed parallel beta-helix repeat-containing protein produces MNKQKDRVRRRRKRPYYWASLLLFFILFGTGSFLLPDTVAAQPDVTIISKTDGTATASPGDTLTYIIAYENTGGLVANVYYVRPDGNNTNSGTGPSASEAWRTIDYAASTMGPGDIVYVAPGTYNEQVTIDNSGTSGNRIYYIADTNSSKFSDISAGDVIVDAQNTRNYCFYISGKNYITIDGFIVRNGTGDWNYADIHIENSDYIGVYNCTGFGGTNKRIVIKGDSDNCLISDCEVDGNGSGYSVSVEGTSNDCILRRCKIHDISDEGITIWHSSNGTYNTIIENCIIYNNNGNGGIEIGPNSDGTILRNNTFINNNPGGNGNLYNRGDNTICFNNIFDNGSGNITITNIGSFTGSNYNCIRGTTSGYTSGTNDLINTNPDLDATYHLNSTSPCRDSGTATFSGQSAPSKDIDVGSRPYNSGYDIGADEYGVSALVPSSRAATGVVISDTIPTNTTFVSASDTGTESSGVVTWNIGTLEPDGPHQVTLTVVVNDTLPAGTTSIVNTATITDDGSDSDSTNNSRTDTDTVVAQPDVTITSKTDGTATASPGDTLTYTIAYQNTGQIGATSVVVTDTIPTNTTYVSNT; encoded by the coding sequence ATGAATAAACAAAAGGATCGGGTCAGGAGGAGACGAAAAAGGCCTTATTATTGGGCTAGTCTCCTCTTATTTTTTATCTTATTTGGGACGGGATCATTTCTCCTCCCAGATACCGTGGCGGCTCAACCGGATGTAACTATCATCTCCAAGACAGATGGCACGGCTACCGCCTCACCAGGTGATACCCTAACCTACATCATTGCTTACGAAAACACAGGTGGACTCGTCGCTAATGTCTATTATGTCCGCCCTGATGGTAATAACACTAACTCCGGGACCGGCCCTTCAGCTTCCGAGGCCTGGCGAACCATAGATTATGCTGCCTCAACTATGGGGCCAGGTGATATAGTCTATGTTGCCCCGGGAACCTATAATGAGCAGGTTACCATAGACAATAGCGGCACTTCGGGCAACCGTATCTACTATATCGCGGATACTAATAGCTCAAAGTTTTCTGATATCTCAGCCGGAGATGTAATTGTTGATGCCCAGAATACCCGTAATTACTGTTTTTACATTTCCGGGAAAAATTATATTACGATAGATGGATTTATAGTGAGAAATGGGACGGGCGACTGGAATTATGCCGATATCCATATTGAGAATTCAGATTATATCGGGGTTTATAATTGTACTGGTTTTGGGGGGACTAATAAGAGAATAGTAATAAAAGGAGATTCAGATAACTGTCTTATCTCTGATTGTGAAGTCGATGGAAATGGAAGTGGATATAGCGTGAGTGTAGAGGGTACCAGTAATGACTGTATCCTTAGACGATGCAAGATTCACGATATCTCTGATGAAGGGATCACTATCTGGCATAGTTCAAATGGGACATATAATACCATCATTGAGAACTGTATTATTTACAATAACAATGGAAACGGCGGGATTGAAATCGGTCCTAACTCTGATGGAACAATACTAAGAAACAATACCTTCATCAATAACAATCCCGGTGGCAACGGAAATCTGTATAATCGTGGTGATAACACCATTTGTTTTAACAATATCTTTGATAATGGTTCCGGTAATATAACTATAACTAATATAGGAAGTTTCACTGGCAGTAATTACAACTGTATCCGAGGGACTACTTCTGGTTATACGTCGGGGACTAACGACCTGATTAATACCAACCCGGACCTTGATGCGACTTATCATCTTAATTCCACTTCTCCCTGTAGAGATTCCGGTACGGCTACTTTTAGTGGCCAGAGCGCCCCTTCAAAGGATATAGATGTAGGTTCAAGACCATATAATAGTGGCTACGATATAGGTGCAGATGAATATGGAGTCAGTGCCCTGGTTCCTTCCTCCCGGGCCGCCACTGGCGTGGTCATTAGCGATACTATTCCAACAAATACTACCTTTGTTTCAGCCAGTGATACAGGGACTGAATCCAGTGGCGTAGTTACCTGGAACATCGGCACCCTGGAACCAGACGGCCCCCATCAGGTGACTCTGACCGTAGTGGTCAATGACACCCTGCCCGCTGGGACAACCAGTATCGTCAACACCGCTACCATTACCGACGATGGCTCAGACTCGGATTCGACCAATAATTCCCGCACCGATACAGACACCGTGGTGGCTCAACCGGATGTGACTATTACCTCTAAGACCGACGGCACAGCTACAGCCTCCCCGGGCGACACCCTGACCTACACCATCGCTTATCAGAACACCGGCCAGATCGGCGCCACCAGTGTGGTCGTCACCGACACCATCCCCACGAACACCACCTATGTCTCAAACAC
- a CDS encoding ATP-binding protein translates to MFFYSPRKYGKTSLITKVLGLLQAEGLFTIYLDLYQVPSKKVWLELYAKAISKGVAGRIEGIKRFIKEYLPGFIPKIIIKGEDSPDIEFEYVSSRKGIERYLMDVYDLPQKVAEKKGRKGVVVMDEFQEIRNLDGEEMEKQIRSIIQHHDKISYVFVGSKKGMLLDIFTNRKKPLYNIGKMLTLKKIPAENMAEFIRNRFNHTQHSITEEVIEEILSLTENHPYFTQMLCHEIWDLLFPGQDVQSKDIKEAINQILSNQSELYFIIWDSLSPHQKNLLFALTKTRSSRIYSADFINNHSLGSTSMIQKSIRALLNKEVIEKNEGIYEIQDVFFRQWLQTRMLP, encoded by the coding sequence ATCTTCTTCTATTCACCCCGAAAATATGGCAAGACTTCCTTGATCACAAAAGTCCTTGGCCTTCTCCAGGCAGAAGGTCTCTTTACTATCTACCTGGACCTTTATCAGGTTCCCTCCAAAAAGGTCTGGCTGGAATTGTATGCTAAGGCTATCTCTAAAGGGGTGGCAGGAAGGATCGAGGGGATAAAAAGATTCATAAAAGAATATCTACCCGGTTTTATTCCAAAGATTATCATTAAGGGGGAGGATAGCCCTGATATAGAATTTGAGTATGTTTCTTCCCGAAAGGGAATCGAAAGATATCTAATGGATGTTTACGACCTTCCCCAGAAAGTGGCTGAAAAGAAGGGACGAAAAGGGGTCGTGGTCATGGATGAATTTCAGGAGATAAGAAATCTGGATGGTGAAGAAATGGAGAAGCAGATAAGATCCATAATTCAACACCACGATAAAATCTCATACGTCTTTGTGGGAAGCAAGAAAGGGATGTTATTGGACATCTTTACTAACAGAAAAAAGCCGCTTTATAATATTGGCAAGATGTTGACCCTTAAAAAGATTCCCGCAGAAAATATGGCCGAATTCATCAGAAATAGATTCAACCACACCCAACATTCAATAACTGAAGAAGTAATAGAAGAAATATTATCACTCACTGAGAACCACCCTTATTTCACCCAGATGCTCTGTCACGAAATATGGGACCTTCTTTTTCCTGGTCAGGATGTTCAATCCAAAGATATCAAAGAAGCTATTAACCAAATCCTTTCTAACCAGTCAGAGCTTTATTTTATCATCTGGGATAGCCTCTCCCCTCACCAGAAGAACCTGCTTTTTGCCTTGACTAAAACCAGAAGCAGCAGGATATACTCAGCAGATTTCATTAATAATCACAGCCTGGGAAGCACTTCCATGATCCAAAAATCGATTAGGGCATTGCTTAATAAAGAGGTGATCGAGAAAAACGAGGGGATTTACGAAATACAGGATGTCTTCTTCCGGCAGTGGCTTCAAACAAGAATGCTGCCTTAA
- a CDS encoding nucleotidyltransferase domain-containing protein produces MRPDILKESEGKVVDEFKNFLLSHYPNRIELIELFGSKARGDSDEDSDVDLLVVVDKEDREFDDQICELMSELCLKYNILISPVIFEKEEFELYKRVEASIILNIEKEGIVLWEMS; encoded by the coding sequence ATGAGGCCGGATATATTGAAGGAATCCGAAGGAAAAGTAGTAGACGAGTTCAAAAACTTCTTACTTTCACACTACCCGAATAGAATTGAGTTGATTGAACTTTTTGGCTCAAAAGCCAGAGGGGATAGCGATGAAGACTCGGACGTTGACCTTCTGGTTGTAGTTGATAAAGAGGATCGGGAATTTGATGATCAGATATGTGAGTTAATGAGTGAGCTTTGCCTTAAATATAACATTTTGATTTCACCAGTGATCTTTGAAAAGGAGGAGTTTGAATTGTATAAGAGAGTTGAAGCTTCAATTATTCTCAATATTGAAAAAGAGGGTATTGTGTTATGGGAAATGAGCTGA